In Thermothelomyces thermophilus ATCC 42464 chromosome 2, complete sequence, a single window of DNA contains:
- a CDS encoding glycoside hydrolase family 6 protein (CAZy_ID 267767), protein MAKKLFITAALAAAVLAAPVIEERQNCGAVWTQCGGNGWQGPTCCASGSTCVAQNEWYSQCLPNSQVTSSTTPSSTSTSQRSTSTSSSTTRSGSSSSSSTTPPPVSSPVTSIPGGATSTASYSGNPFSGVRLFANDYYRSEVHNLAIPSMTGTLAAKASAVAEVPSFQWLDRNVTIDTLMVQTLSQVRALNKAGANPPYAAQLVVYDLPDRDCAAAASNGEFSIANGGAANYRSYIDAIRKHIIEYSDIRIILVIEPDSMANMVTNMNVAKCSNAASTYHELTVYALKQLNLPNVAMYLDAGHAGWLGWPANIQPAAELFAGIYNDAGKPAAVRGLATNVANYNAWSIASAPSYTSPNPNYDEKHYIEAFSPLLNSAGFPARFIVDTGRNGKQPTGQQQWGDWCNVKGTGFGVRPTANTGHELVDAFVWVKPGGESDGTSDTSAARYDYHCGLSDALQPAPEAGQWFQAYFEQLLTNANPPF, encoded by the exons GCGGCTGCCGTGTTGGCGGCCCCCGTCATTGAGGAGCGCCAGAACTGCGGCGCTGTGTG GACTCAATGCGGCGGTAACGGGTGGCAAGGTCCCACATGCTGCGCCTCGGGCTCGACCTGCGTTGCGCAGAACGAGTGGTACTCTCAGTGCCTGCCCAACAGCCAGGTGACGAGTTCCACCACTCCGTCGTCGACTTCCACCTCGCAgcgcagcaccagcacctccagcagcaccaccagGAGCggcagctcctcctcctcctccaccacgCCCCCGCCCGTCTCCAGCCCCGTGACCAGCATTCCCGGCGGTGCGACCTCCACGGCGAGCTACTCTGGCAACCCCTTCTCGGGCGTCCGGCTCTTCGCCAACGACTACTACAGGTCCGAGGTCCACAATCTCGCCATTCCTAGCATGACTGGTACTCTGGCGGCCAAGGCTTCCGCCGTCGCCGAAGTCCCTAGCTTCCAGTGGCTCGACCGGAACGTCACCATCGACACCCTGATGGTCCAGACTCTGTCCCAGGTCCGGGCTCTCAATAAGGCCGGTGCCAATCCTCCCTATGCTG CCCAACTCGTCGTCTACGACCTCCCCGACCGTGACTGTGCCGCCGCTGCGTCCAACGGCGAGTTTTCGATTGCaaacggcggcgccgccaacTACAGGAGCTACATCGACGCTATCCGCAAGCACATCATTGAGTACTCGGACATCCGGATCATCCTGGTTATCGAGCCCGACTCGATGGCCAACATGGTGACCAACATGAACGTGGCCAAGTGCAGCAACGCCGCGTCGACGTACCACGAGTTGACCGTGTACGCGCTCAAGCAGCTGAACCTGCCCAACGTCGCCATGTATCTCGACGCCGGCCACGCCGGCTGGCTCGGCTGGCCCGCCAACATCCAGCCCGCCGCCGAGCTGTTTGCCGGCATCTACAATGATGCCGGCAAGCCGGCTGCCGTCCGCGGCCTGGCCACTAACGTCGCCAACTACAACGCCTGGAGCATCGCTTCGGCCCCGTCGTACACGTCGCCTAACCCTAACTACGACGAGAAGCACTACATCGAGGCCTTCAGCCCGCTCTTGAACTCGGCCGGCTTCCCCGCACGCTTCATTGTCGACACTGGCCGCAACGGCAAACAACCTACCG GCCAACAACAGTGGGGTGACTGGTGCAATGTCAAGGGCACCGGCTTTGGCGTGCGCCCGACGGCCAACACGGGCCACGAGCTGGTCGATGCCTTTGTCTGGGTCAAGCCCGGCGGCGAGTCCGACGGCACAAGCGACACCAGCGCCGCCCGCTACGACTACCACTGCGGCCTGTCCGATGCCCTGCAGCCTGCCCCCGAGGCTGGACAGTGGTTCCAGGCCTACTTCGAGCAGCTGCTCACCAACGCCAACCCGCCCTTCTAA